CGCACCCCGCAGGCTCGAGGGACTCGCGGAAAGAAAGGGGGCGCTTTGGGGCAACGGTCCTCCGCGGGAGACGGTCACCCTGGACGGATGCCGCTTCCTCGTGGACGTGGAGGCAGGCCCGAAGACGGGTTTTTTCCTGGACCAGCGGGAGAACCGGAAAATCGTCCGGGGCCTGGCGCGAGGGAGGTCGGCGCTCGACGGATTCTGTTCCACCGGGGCGTTCGGGATCTACGCGCTCGCGGGAGGCGCGACAAGCGTGCTCGCGGTGGACGTCTCGGGAGAAGCGGTCGCCGCGGCGGCGGAAAACGCGGCCCGGAACGGTTTCGCCGGCCGGTGGGAGGGAACGCAGGGACACCTCTTCCACGTTTTACGGGATCTGGAGGGGAGCGGGCGACGGTTCGACCTTGTCATTCTCGATCCCCCCTCCTTCACCAAGTCGCGGGAGGGGCGGGAAGGGGCGATCCGGGGATACCGGGACATCAACCGGCTCGGCCTCTCCCTCCTTTCCCCGGGCGGGATCCTCGCCACCTCTTCTTGCACGCAACTGGTCGATATGGCCAAATGGAACGAGGCGCTCCGGGACGCGGCCGCCGATGCACGGGCGGATGTGCATGTTATCGCGCGAGGGGGGCAGTCCCCGGACCATCCGGTTCTTCTCGGTGTGCCCGAAACCGAATACCTGAAGTTCGCCGTGTTGCGCAAGAGGGAAACGTGACCCGTTTTCTTGCCCGATCGCCCGTGTCTCGCGCCGCCGCCGTTTTTTCCGGTCGGGGAGGGCGCCGGATGCGTGCGTTCGTTTTCTTCCTGATGCTCGCGCTGCTCTCGGTCCCCGGCGGGTCGCGGGGCGCCACCCCCGGTCCGGTCATGGTGGCCGCGATCGCATCGTCCATCAACCCCGTCACCGCCGATTTTCTCTCCTCCGCCATCGAGCGCGCGCAGGAGGAGAACGCGGGACTGCTCGTGGTGGAGCTGGATACGCCCGGCGGCCTCGACAGCGCCATGCGGCAGATGGTTCAGGAGATCATCCGGACCCCCGTTCCCGTGGCCGTCTACGTTTCTCCCCCGGGGTCCCGCGCCGCCTCCGCGGGGGTGCTGATCACTCTGGCCGCGGATATCGCCGCCATGGCCCCCGGCACGAACATCGGTGCCGCGCACCCCGTCGGCATCGGCGGCGGGGGGATGGACAACACGATGGCGAAAAAGGTGGAAAACGACGCCGCCGCGTACGCCCGTTCCCTCGCGGAGAAGAAAGGGCGCAACGGGGAGTGGGCCGAAAAGGCGGTCCGGGAGAGCGCATCCCTGACCGAAACGGATGCGCTCCGGAAGAATGTGATCGACCTGGTTGCCCCGTCGCTTTCCGATCTTTTGTCCGCCGTCGACGGGCGGGTGATCGAGAAGGGGGGGAAGAAAAACCCCTTGCGGACGAAAGGCGCGGCGGTCACGCGCATCCCGATGGGGCTGCGCCACCGGGTGCTGTCGGCGCTCGCGGACCCGAACATCGCCTACATCATGATGATGATCGGCATCTACGGGATCTTCTTCGAACTGTCCAACCCGGGAGCGGTGTTCCCGGGAGTGGTCGGGGGGATCGCCCTCATCCTGGGGTTCTACTCCCTGCAGACGCTCTCGGCCAATTACGCGGGGTTCCTTCTCATCGCGCTCGCGCTGATCCTGTTCATTCTCGAGATCAAGATCGCCTCCCACGGGGCCCTGACCATCGGGGGGATCATCTCCCTGGTGCTCGGGAGCCTCATGCTGTTCCGGTCCTCGGCGGATCCGTATCTCCGCATCTCCTGGGCGGTCATCCTCACGATGGTCGGCGTCTCCGCCGCGTTCTTCGGCACCGTGGTCGCCCTCGCGGTGCGAAGCCAGCTCCGCAGGCCCGCGACGGGGTCGGAAGGGCTGATCGGGGAGACCGGGGTGGCCATGGGGGACTTCACGGGGAAGGGGAAGATCTTCGTCGTCGGAGAATTGTGGGACGCCCGGTGCGACGCGCCCCTTCGCAAGGGGCAGGAGGTGATGGTCGAGGGCAGACAGGGAATGACGCTGGTGGTGAAGCCAAAAACGTAGCCGCACCGGTTCCGGCGGCCCAATCCTTCCGGAGGGAAAAGAGCATGATTCCTTACGTTGCGATTCTGGTCATCGCGGTCCTGTTCCTGTACAGCGCCATCAAGATCCTGAACGAGTACGAGCGGGGCGTGATCTTCCGGCTGGGCCGGGTGATCGGGGCAAAGGGGCCGGGGTTGATCCTCCTCATCCCCATGATCGACAAGATGATCCGGGTCGACCTTCGCGTGGTGGCGATGGACGTCCCGCCCCAGGACGTGATCACACGGGACAACGTCTCCATCAAGGTGAACGCCGTCCTCTATTTCCGTGTACTGGACCCCAACCGGGCGATCATCACCGTCGAGAACTACCTGTACGCCACCTCGCAGCTCGCGCAGACGACGCTGCGGTCGGTGTGCGGCCAGGGAGAGCTCGACGACCTGCTTTCCGAGCGCGAGAAGATCAACATGCACATCCAGGAGATCCTCGACAAGGATACGGATCCGTGGGGCATCAAGGTGGCGAAGGTGGAGATCAAGCACATCGACCTTCCGCAGGAGATGCAGCGCGCCATGGCGAAGCAGGCGGAGGCGGAGCGGGAGCGGCGCGCCAAGGTCATCGGGGCGGAAGGGGAGTTTCAGGCCGCACAGAAGCTGTCCGATGCGGCGAAGATTCTCGCGGAGCACTCGATTGCGCTGCAGCTCCGGTTCCTGCAGACGCTTCGGGAAGTGGCGACGGAGAACAACTCGACCATCATCTTCCCGGTTCCCATCGACCTGTTCACTCCGTTCATGGAACTGGCAAAGGCCGCCAAGGCGCAGATGGGAACGGGCAGGACACGGGAGAAGGAGGAGGGCGGGGCATAAGCCGCCTCTGGATACCCATGACGGTTGGCGGGAAAAGGGGCGCGGGGCTCGCCGCGCTCCTTCTCGTGTTCACCACCGGGGCGATCTTGCTCGCCGCGTGCGCCTCTCCCGGTCCGGCGCGGCGCGGCGAGCCCCCTCCGGCCCCTTCTCCGCCGGGCATTCACCCGACGCCTCCGGTCCCCGGACCCTCCATCCCGGCTCCGCCGCCCGCCCCGCGCCCCGAGGCCGCGGGTGCGCGCCCCGTGCGCGTCCGGCTCGAAGGGATTCTCCCGACGCTCCGGATCGCGGGCGATTCCATGCGGGCCTGGAATCCGGCCGGCCTCCTGCTTGCGACGGAGAACGGCAGCGTGACGCTCTCGGCGGTGGGGAACAGGATCGCCTGGGGAGGGACGAAGATGCTCGACTCCCCGATCGACGTCTGGTCCCCGGGCGGCCTGTCGCTTGCGGGGAGGCTTCTCCCCGGCAGGATCCGCGTCTCCGCCCGCAGCGGCGGGATCCGGGTCGTGGCGGTCGTGCCGCTGGAGGAATACGTGGCGGCCGTTTTGTCGCGCGAGGCGGCCCCCTCGTTCCTTCCCGAGGCGCTCTCCGCCCTCGCCGTGTCGGTCCGGACCTACACCCTGTTGTCGGTCGCCGCCCCGCGCGACCCGGACTACGATGTCGTGGCGGGCGTGGAGGACCAGGTATTCGAGGGGGTGGAAAACGTCGGCCCGGCCTTCCGCGCCGCCGCGGAGGCGACCCGCGGATATGTCCTTTATGACTCCCGGGACCGACTGGCGCGCACGGTCTATCACTCGACCTGCGGCGGGATGACGGAGAGCGCGAAGGATGCCTGGGGGGAGGATCTTCCCTATCTGCGGTCCGTGCCGTGCGACGACTGCCGGGAAAGCCCGGCCTGGCGGTGGGAGTATCGGATGGG
This DNA window, taken from Candidatus Deferrimicrobiaceae bacterium, encodes the following:
- a CDS encoding class I SAM-dependent rRNA methyltransferase; the protein is MVQVGKRGEERLRSGHLWVFGDDLREVPPQLPSGQWVTVTSRSGEMLGTATCNLSSRIAVRLVSRGAGMPSKTFLEEGIRRAIARRADAGLTGLTALRLVYSEGDFLPGLIVDRYGALLSVQILTAGMEILREEIVSTLVGELAPRLIYERSEGAPRRLEGLAERKGALWGNGPPRETVTLDGCRFLVDVEAGPKTGFFLDQRENRKIVRGLARGRSALDGFCSTGAFGIYALAGGATSVLAVDVSGEAVAAAAENAARNGFAGRWEGTQGHLFHVLRDLEGSGRRFDLVILDPPSFTKSREGREGAIRGYRDINRLGLSLLSPGGILATSSCTQLVDMAKWNEALRDAAADARADVHVIARGGQSPDHPVLLGVPETEYLKFAVLRKRET
- a CDS encoding nodulation protein NfeD, with protein sequence MRAFVFFLMLALLSVPGGSRGATPGPVMVAAIASSINPVTADFLSSAIERAQEENAGLLVVELDTPGGLDSAMRQMVQEIIRTPVPVAVYVSPPGSRAASAGVLITLAADIAAMAPGTNIGAAHPVGIGGGGMDNTMAKKVENDAAAYARSLAEKKGRNGEWAEKAVRESASLTETDALRKNVIDLVAPSLSDLLSAVDGRVIEKGGKKNPLRTKGAAVTRIPMGLRHRVLSALADPNIAYIMMMIGIYGIFFELSNPGAVFPGVVGGIALILGFYSLQTLSANYAGFLLIALALILFILEIKIASHGALTIGGIISLVLGSLMLFRSSADPYLRISWAVILTMVGVSAAFFGTVVALAVRSQLRRPATGSEGLIGETGVAMGDFTGKGKIFVVGELWDARCDAPLRKGQEVMVEGRQGMTLVVKPKT
- a CDS encoding slipin family protein translates to MIPYVAILVIAVLFLYSAIKILNEYERGVIFRLGRVIGAKGPGLILLIPMIDKMIRVDLRVVAMDVPPQDVITRDNVSIKVNAVLYFRVLDPNRAIITVENYLYATSQLAQTTLRSVCGQGELDDLLSEREKINMHIQEILDKDTDPWGIKVAKVEIKHIDLPQEMQRAMAKQAEAERERRAKVIGAEGEFQAAQKLSDAAKILAEHSIALQLRFLQTLREVATENNSTIIFPVPIDLFTPFMELAKAAKAQMGTGRTREKEEGGA
- a CDS encoding SpoIID/LytB domain-containing protein, producing MRAWNPAGLLLATENGSVTLSAVGNRIAWGGTKMLDSPIDVWSPGGLSLAGRLLPGRIRVSARSGGIRVVAVVPLEEYVAAVLSREAAPSFLPEALSALAVSVRTYTLLSVAAPRDPDYDVVAGVEDQVFEGVENVGPAFRAAAEATRGYVLYDSRDRLARTVYHSTCGGMTESAKDAWGEDLPYLRSVPCDDCRESPAWRWEYRMGRAAGVRVAAALGVRAGDELGIAVAGRTRTGRASQVRLTSGGVAREAKASMFRRAAGYALVKSLWMEIVPAGRGWRLTGKGYGHGVGMCQWGANGMAKRGAGYREILARYYPRTRLASSPGGPGPLAGGKP